In one window of Hevea brasiliensis isolate MT/VB/25A 57/8 chromosome 10, ASM3005281v1, whole genome shotgun sequence DNA:
- the LOC110657904 gene encoding rho GDP-dissociation inhibitor 1 — protein MGLDGNKNEDAEEKTPGLETEKSHHEDGESSADKYGRQISGTSMDATDQEEEEDEDGNKIQLGPQCTLKEHLEKDKDDESLRKWKEQLLGTVDFENIGETLEPEVKILSLSIISPDRPDIVLSVPEDGKPKGSWFTLKEGSHYNLMFSFQVSNNIVSGLKYTNTVWKTGVKVDSSKEMLGTFSPQPEPYTHLMPEETTPSGLFARGSYTARSKFLDDDDKCYLEINYTFDIRKEWAAT, from the exons ATGGGGCTTGATGGAAACAAAAATGAGGATGCTGAGGAGAAGACTCCAGGTTTGGAAACAGAAAAATCCCATCATGAGGATGGTGAAAGCTCAGCAGACAAATATGGGAGGCAGATAAGTGGGACTTCCATGGATGCTACTGatcaggaggaggaggaggatgaAGATGGCAACAAGATTCAGCTTGGTCCTCAATGTACCCTCAAAGAACATCTTGAGAAGGACAAA GATGATGAGAGCCTCAGAAAATGGAAGGAACAGCTTCTTGGGACTGTGGATTTTGAAAATATTGGAG AAACTCTTGAACCAGAAGTGAAAATTCTTAGTCTGTCAATTATCTCCCCAGACAGACCAGACATTGTGCTATCTGTCCCTGAGGATGGAAAACCAAAAGGTTCATGGTTTACACTGAAAGAAGGTAGTCATTACAACTTGATGTTCTCCTTCCAAGTTAGCAACAACATTGTATCTGGCCTCAAATACACCAACACTGTCTGGAAAACTGGTGTCAAGG TGGACAGCTCAAAAGAGATGCTTGGGACTTTCAGTCCTCAGCCAGAGCCTTACACTCATCTGATGCCTGAAGAGACCACCCCATCAGGCTTGTTTGCCAGAGGATCATATACTGCAAGATCAAAG TTTCTTGATGATGATGACAAGTGCTACTTGGAGATCAACTACACCTTTGACATTCGAAAAGAATGGGCTGCTACTTGA